gttaaagaatacaaattgaaaaggtataatACACTTTCttcgaatatagtataaaaacttatataacatagagatttgataattttttaattgttgaatactttttttttgtgctaatttttatgtgattaagatttagttgatttcgtatataaaaaattaaattgttttacgaacttatctatatatacatttttgcagtcactttgtgaaataaatcctggagttgAGATTTATTTACAGTCGTTACCACTGgcatttaataattgtttttgataattagaaagaaaatcttctaattaaatatttgacatttaacaatcttcccaaaatctttCTACCTTAACTACacaattaattactaaaataaaacttccaaaatatttaatatcatttaattactacaaaattatcatttttgatattgcttttcgGCATAATTATAATCATCAAGCCGCatagatatttgatagcatttaattactacaaaattacaaaatatttagacaataattcataaacatatcataaataagatcaacattagtaaaataaatgagttttttttacaggacgagttggcgggacgggtttggcaagacgttacttaataacaattgtaaactataaaataaaatattttatagatagatacaatttgcaaacttttatatatatttatttaaaaaataaattgttcccgcggtgtaccgcgggttaaaatctagtttgtttataatttggtaacaaatagatatttgaatattcggtatattttgcttcagtttagaaaatctttgatgacccgtctttagatccaataaacCCTATAATTAAGAGATAAATATTGTcgttaaataattttggtaaCTTTAATGACGttattaaatgatttttttgattaatttatactaatagcattattatgtaattaattacaaaaattaaggttatatttaaaatgtacttctcaaataatatagtagaaTACCTCGTGCTATAGGTATATTCTTTCTATCAACGAACTCATTCAACATGTTGATGTTTTACTTCTTAGTAACTCGATCGATTAACTGATTAACAATCAAGTGAAGATGGAAATTTACTCTCTTTATTCTGGCTGGTGTTGGTTTGGAATCCAGTATCCAAAGCTCTTACTCgatcaaaataaattaccCGAACCAACCCTATATTGAATGCATAATTCTACCAGTTGTCCAATTCTTTAGCCAACAAAATACTTTTCACCCACACGGCCACATAACTAGCTTGCTGatgaaaaactattttttttgtttctttgggaaatatattttacatctTTCTTCGATACAAAAAAtgttctctatatattttctaactAGAAAGATGTGCATTTGGCAACACTTCTAGAAAAGGTTTTTTGCGTACGATTACTGTGTTTGGTTGCTTGTaagattgttttaaaattaccTCTTAAAACATGTCTCGGTGATTCAAAATGTTAGACGAAAATAGTTACATTTTGATAGTTATGAAAATCATTATTCAAACCATTTTCTGGTGcgtttgtttaatttgttatgTGTGTTTCGTCTTATTCCGCACCATTTGCATATAGCATCTgaaaatacaacaaacaaatcatatatttttagtaaaaaaatccaaaaatattaaaagattaAATAGTTTTAGTACAATGGTATGGTATCATTCGTATGGTTGGTGTATGAATTGATAATAATATGTGGTACACATTTATATTATAGCCGTTCTCTGAAATAATACATGTGATCATTTCGAAGATTTTATAGTATATATCAGTTCTCTAAGAGAATGGGcccaaatttgttttattgtctAAAATGAAGATGACAAGTCTATTAAATTCGGTCGTAACTTGTAAGCATAATGTGGATAATCACTCTTCTCCAATTATTAGGTAAACGAACTGATGCTgacgattatttttttcttatatctttGAAAATCATTTCATTCATATCATATAACTAcagtattattttaaataaaaaaaaatcttagaatttGATATCATTCAAAAAAGTGTTAGTTCTAATCAGGGTTCTAACTGTTAATGCCAGTAATGTGAACATTAATTATACTCATAATTGTATGcgataagattttttttaaactatagAATACGGTGTAAACTATAATTAGTTGACCATTCATgcaattattgtttttattttattaatagcAAATTTAGATAACTTTTAATAAAACGAAAAACTGATTCAGAAAACTGTATCTTAAAGTCAGGTAGATAGCAAAATAGAAATGACTTGGAGactaaaattgtataattactTCATTCAAACTATAACGTCCCTATTTAAAAATCTATCTTAATTTCATTAGTGCAGGGATTATGggaattaaaaataaattacatatgGAAGATGGAAGCGAAAGCGAAAAGGCTTTTGACGTTTACCTCAATAGAAAATTTCAATACTCTCGTTGCATGAACATGAAGTTTACGCGCtttgaatattaaattatagtCTATAGATTCactattcttgtttttctttacttcgtaaagaacaaaaatttagttttgtatagagttaaaaaagacaaatacaaTACTAGTTCTTACAATTCACTGTAATATGAATATGTAACAAATTGTCCGTCATAagattataataatataattttattagaatgtatttttttttaaaaacataaaccgTGTTATAGTGATATTTTTGATACTCGTTACACTGATTTACgatattatttctttatataatgatatttattaCGTAAACTGTATaatgtatttaatttttggtgaatttattttacaattagttcaaaattttaaatgagttggaaaacaaatatgaaaataagggtttgattagtttttttaattatgattatttaAGATTAGAAAAAGTGTTTTTTAACGAATCACATCGAGAATGTCTTTCTCATTATCCAGTTTCGATTTTGTCCCAcacaaaaaagtaaattaaatggtaaggtttttttttgggttcaacTATTAAATAAGTTATTAACTGCGAAATACAACTATACTCATAAATAcataagtgaaaaaaaaattcacactACCGAAcgtatttattattattaaaatgcTCATAATATTACTTTTTGGAGTTTCCAAtttttacaaaggttttttaatTCATTCAACATTGTGCTTCAACAACACATGCGTCTCTCAGAAATCTCTCCGCCCCAgatccatctctctctcaagcAAACACTCTTAAACCCTTTTGATTTCTCCTCATAATTATTCTCGAAAGCTCCATTGTTTATTAGTTATTCCTgcaaattattcaattttaccATTTTGCTTCTGGTTTTTTTagtcgtctctctctctcttcaatcTCTTGAAAGGTACTTGCTTTATGCACAAAAGTTATAATCCTGGGTTTTTTTGTACTACACTGTAGTTATTAATGCCTGAACAATCTTCTTGATCTGGGTACATTTTGCAGATTGAGTAAAAatcattcctttttttttctgggttATATACACTGTTCTTCGAGTTCTAGGGTTCCTTAATTTCGTTTCTCCTTTTTGGAAAGTCTCTGACTTTATGTGTTTTAATGGGTCTAGTTTTTTCATGTGGTCCATTTAATTAGCTagtggaagaagatggatGAATTGTGTAAAGATTATTTTTGGTTCTAAGTATCAAAAAAATTTGGGGGTAAATTGAGGGAGATGGGTTGTGTTTGTGGTAAGCCTTCTGCTATTGAAGATAGCAAAGATAGTCCAAGAGAGCGTTTCTCAAGCAAATCCTCTTCTGAGTTTAGAGTTTCAAGACCGGTTGCTTCTTCTAGAAGGGAGGAGCCGCTTAGGATTAAGGAACGGTCTGATGTTGTTAGTGTAAGACCAGTGTTGAGTAATAAGCAATCCAATGTTTCGTTGCATTTGCGTGGAGAGAATTTGAgtagaagagagaagaggattGAGAATGTTGCTGCTACTTCACCTCTTGCAATGAGTATTACCATAGCTAAAGCAACTGAAGGAGAGTATGTAGCTGCAGGTTGGCCTCCATGGCTGGCTTCTGTAGCTGGAGAAGCTATCAGGGGATGGGTTCCTCGGCGTGCGGATTCTTTTGAGAAGTTGGACAAAgtaatcttcttttctttgtatatatacattcattttgaaaatacTGTTAAATAGACTCTTTTGATTGCATGACATATAGTGGCATGTTTCCGTATTTAGAAACATATCCTAAGCTCCAAAGATATGGGTTGCAGTAAATGATGCTTTTATGTTATTGAAagtggattttgtttttcagttgatggtttttaaaactatataacaTGACCTGAAAAGGTTTTGAACTTATAGCTGTGAAGAATGATCCCTGATGCAGCggttttaattgttttatgcAGATTGGTCAGGGCACTTATAGTAATGTATATAGGGCTCGCGACCTGGATCAGAAGAAAATTGTGGCTTTGAAGAAAGTTAGGTTTGATAACTTGGAGCCAGAAAGTGTGCGTTTTATGGCTAGAGAAATCCAGATATTACGCCGGCTTGATCATCCTAATATCATAAAGCTAGAAGGCTTAGTTACGTCAAGAATGTCTTGCAGCTTATATCTTGTTTTCGAGTACATGGAACACGATTTAGCTGGGCTAGCCTCGCATCCCGCGATAAAATTTTCTGAATCACaggtaacttttttttgtttctattcaACATCTTCATGACCTAGGCACCACTTTCAGTACAATTTTCTGAGGCTGGGCTTTCTTTTCATACAGGTTAAGTGCTACCTGCAGCAACTATTACATGGACTAGACCATTGTCACAGTCGTGGTGTACTCCATCGGGATATAAAAGGCTCAAACCTGCTAATAGATAATAGTGGAGTTTTAAAGATTGCTGACTTTGGATTAGCTAGTTTCTTTGATCCTCGTCAAACTCAGCCTTTGACCAGTCGTGTGGTAACTCTTTGGTACCGTCCACCTGAGCTTTTGCTCGGAGCAACTCGCTATGGAGCAGCAGTTGATTTGTGGAGTGCAGGTTGCATTCTTGCTGAACTATATGCAGGCAAGCCTATTATGCCTGGTAGAACCGAGGTAGATttacagtttttgttttctcttttagtGTTTGCTCTGATTTATGTTAGACTAGTTTGGTTTCGTAAGGTGACTCTGGTAATGCTTATGGTGTTACAGGTGGAACAGTTGCACAAGATTTTCAAGCTATGTGGCTCGCCTACCGAGGACTATTGGGTAAAATCAAGGTTGCCTCATGCAACAATTTTCAAGCCTACTCAACCATATAAACGCTTAGTGGGTGAAACATTCAAGGAGTTTCCTCAGCCAGCTTTAGCCCTTCTTGAAACTCTCCTTTCAGTCAATCCTGACGATCGTGGAACTGCCACTGCAGCTCTCAAGAGTGAGGTACTGGCATTACTCAGGCAGTAAAAGCTGTGTGTTCTTATGCGTCTGTATTTCCTGGTAATCGCTTTTGTAACATCAAATTatcattcttttattttcagttcTTCTCCACCAGACCTCTTCCATGTGATCCTTCAAGCTTGCCTAAATATCCTCCCAGCAAAGAGCTCGATGCAAGAATGCGGGATGAGGAAAGTAGAAGGTATGCCATCCAGATTTTCTAGTCTGATGTGACTTTTATCCTGCAATGCTCTTACGATAGCATAGTATCATTAAcgcaaaaagaaatatttatagaaatgCTTTAATCTAGTTCCTGTTTTTGTAGACAAGTTGGAGGAAACAGGGACCAAAGACaccaagaaagaagaggaactAAGGAATCTCGAGCCATCCCAGCCCCTGACGCAAATGCAGAGCTGGTTGCATCAATGCAGgttaaaaaatcttaaaaaatcTATTTCTTTCGATGTTAAAGCTTTTTGCTTTTATTCAACGTTTTTGACCCTCTCGCATTTATGTCATTGCAGAAAAGGCAGAGCCAGTCTACTAATAGAAGTCGAAGCGAGAAGTTTAATCCACATCCTGAAGAAGTTGCATCCGGTTTCCCAATCGATCCACCAAGGCCGTCATCACAAGCATTTGAACCAAACAGAGAATCTCAGGGCAATATAATTCCTCACAAGAGAGCTTCACATTCTGGTCCTCTATCACGTAGATCTGCTTCCGCAAAGGGTAGACGGAATTACCAAGATTCTCAAAAGGTTTCATCCATAGCTGATTACTCAGCAATGCCTGGTTTTGCCGCAACAAGAACAGGCGCACCACAACAAGAGACTTGCAGAGGAATGACTCGGCTTCCAGGTTCATTCAAGGAAACGTCTGAAGAAGCAAACCAGGAAGAGAATGGTCGAAGCAACAAGAAAGACCCTATTCTCGTAAGTTCCCTAAACGTCCCTCCTTTGCTAATTTTAGAAGACTAGCAATGTTAATATTCTGAGTTGTATGGTTTGGTTTGCAGTTGGGTTATGGATCAAAAGGGCACAAGATTCATTACTCAGGACCGTTAGTGGTTCCATCAGGAAACATGGATCAAGTGTTGAAAGACCATGACCGACATATCCAAGAAGCTGTGAGAAGAGCACGAATCGATAAGGCTCGAGTCAAGAAACTTCAAGCTGACGAAGCTTCGAGCCAACAAGTCGCAACCAATCATCCCTCATCTGTTTCTAGCCGTTGATCCATCAGTGAGGCAAAAGTAAATGATCAAACCGAACCTCATTTGCCTGAAACCTTTTAACACGGCGTATTTTGAGtgaaaaataattgtattttattgaTTCAAAGATTATATATCATCATAGAATCAAATCTTTTCACGTTTTAGCTTCCCTGTAatgtgatattattttattataagaaAGCTGTAGAAACAGAgttatatatcataatttagaaaatgttcCAAAAGTTgaactttttaatttgtgactttttatgaaatttaCCAAGAAAGGTGTTACGAGATCTTTACttgtgaaaaataaatgatctTGTCGAGTCAAACTTTGTTGGCTCTCTTTCACTATATAAATCTTGTTATCCTCTTATACTTTCcatatccaagaaaaaaataaacagaattGCAGATCAAAACACTCTGTttcattcctctgttttttgctctgttttgctctCACGCCATAACGTGTTCTGCTTACAGTTTCGACTTCATTTACTTCGGAAATGGAACTGATCTGATGACATTCCATGGAGACGCCGAGTACGCTTCAGAGCCTGATGGTATGAGCAAGTCAGGAGCAATTGGATTGAGCCGTGACAATGTCCCATTCTCTCATGGTCGAGCCATTTTCATCAATCCAGTCCCTTTTAAGCCTAGTTCTACTTCTTCCTCTGTCTACTCTTTCAAAACTTCTTTCTATTTCGTCATTAGTCCTCGCCCGAAAAATCCTAATCCCGGTCATGGCCTCGCCTTTATCATCGTCCCCAACGATAGAAACGACTCCGCTTCTGGTTTAGGCTATCTCAGTCTTGTGAACCGGTTTAGCAACGGTAATCCCAAGAACCATCTCTTTGCGGTTGagtttgatgtttttaaaGACAAGTCTCTTGGCGACATTAACGATAACCATATCGGAATCAACAATAATTCGGTTAATTCAACGGTATCTAAGAAGGCCGGTTATTGGTATCAATCAAAAATCGAAGGAAAAAACCGGTGGTTGTTCAAGGAATTGAAGCTA
This sequence is a window from Arabidopsis thaliana chromosome 1 sequence. Protein-coding genes within it:
- a CDS encoding Protein kinase superfamily protein (Protein kinase superfamily protein; FUNCTIONS IN: protein serine/threonine kinase activity, protein kinase activity, kinase activity, ATP binding; INVOLVED IN: protein amino acid phosphorylation, N-terminal protein myristoylation; LOCATED IN: plasma membrane; EXPRESSED IN: 24 plant structures; EXPRESSED DURING: 13 growth stages; CONTAINS InterPro DOMAIN/s: Protein kinase, ATP binding site (InterPro:IPR017441), Protein kinase, catalytic domain (InterPro:IPR000719), Serine/threonine-protein kinase domain (InterPro:IPR002290), Serine/threonine-protein kinase-like domain (InterPro:IPR017442), Protein kinase-like domain (InterPro:IPR011009), Serine/threonine-protein kinase, active site (InterPro:IPR008271); BEST Arabidopsis thaliana protein match is: Protein kinase superfamily protein (TAIR:AT1G09600.1); Has 124596 Blast hits to 123234 proteins in 4130 species: Archae - 92; Bacteria - 13981; Metazoa - 46101; Fungi - 12764; Plants - 31065; Viruses - 453; Other Eukaryotes - 20140 (source: NCBI BLink).), translating into MGCVCGKPSAIEDSKDSPRERFSSKSSSEFRVSRPVASSRREEPLRIKERSDVVSVRPVLSNKQSNVSLHLRGENLSRREKRIENVAATSPLAMSITIAKATEGEYVAAGWPPWLASVAGEAIRGWVPRRADSFEKLDKIGQGTYSNVYRARDLDQKKIVALKKVRFDNLEPESVRFMAREIQILRRLDHPNIIKLEGLVTSRMSCSLYLVFEYMEHDLAGLASHPAIKFSESQVKCYLQQLLHGLDHCHSRGVLHRDIKGSNLLIDNSGVLKIADFGLASFFDPRQTQPLTSRVVTLWYRPPELLLGATRYGAAVDLWSAGCILAELYAGKPIMPGRTEVEQLHKIFKLCGSPTEDYWVKSRLPHATIFKPTQPYKRLVGETFKEFPQPALALLETLLSVNPDDRGTATAALKSEFFSTRPLPCDPSSLPKYPPSKELDARMRDEESRRQVGGNRDQRHQERRGTKESRAIPAPDANAELVASMQKRQSQSTNRSRSEKFNPHPEEVASGFPIDPPRPSSQAFEPNRESQGNIIPHKRASHSGPLSRRSASAKGRRNYQDSQKVSSIADYSAMPGFAATRTGAPQQETCRGMTRLPGSFKETSEEANQEENGRSNKKDPILLGYGSKGHKIHYSGPLVVPSGNMDQVLKDHDRHIQEAVRRARIDKARVKKLQADEASSQQVATNHPSSVSSR
- a CDS encoding Legume lectin family protein (Legume lectin family protein; FUNCTIONS IN: carbohydrate binding, binding; INVOLVED IN: biological_process unknown; LOCATED IN: cellular_component unknown; EXPRESSED IN: 21 plant structures; EXPRESSED DURING: 13 growth stages; CONTAINS InterPro DOMAIN/s: Legume lectin, beta chain (InterPro:IPR001220), Concanavalin A-like lectin/glucanase, subgroup (InterPro:IPR013320), Concanavalin A-like lectin/glucanase (InterPro:IPR008985), Lectin (InterPro:IPR016363); BEST Arabidopsis thaliana protein match is: Legume lectin family protein (TAIR:AT1G53080.1); Has 1853 Blast hits to 1833 proteins in 123 species: Archae - 0; Bacteria - 22; Metazoa - 0; Fungi - 0; Plants - 1819; Viruses - 0; Other Eukaryotes - 12 (source: NCBI BLink).) → MTFHGDAEYASEPDGMSKSGAIGLSRDNVPFSHGRAIFINPVPFKPSSTSSSVYSFKTSFYFVISPRPKNPNPGHGLAFIIVPNDRNDSASGLGYLSLVNRFSNGNPKNHLFAVEFDVFKDKSLGDINDNHIGINNNSVNSTVSKKAGYWYQSKIEGKNRWLFKELKLSGNGYRAWIEYENGKVTVTIGRSQEKPKRPLIEARVDLSKVFLEKMYVGFAGSMGRGVERHEILDWSFENSAKD